The following proteins are encoded in a genomic region of Neomicrococcus aestuarii:
- the tatA gene encoding Sec-independent protein translocase subunit TatA, protein MGGLQGWHLVIIIVLALLLFGAPKLPGLARSMGQSLRIFKSEVRQMKDEDQKDADGVDETQAKKRETVEGDIIDPERKRDTPNL, encoded by the coding sequence ATGGGTGGACTTCAGGGATGGCATTTGGTCATCATTATTGTTTTGGCTCTCTTGCTTTTCGGAGCACCAAAGCTTCCAGGACTAGCGCGCTCGATGGGCCAGTCTCTTCGCATCTTCAAGTCTGAAGTGCGTCAAATGAAGGACGAGGACCAAAAGGACGCTGACGGCGTCGACGAGACTCAGGCAAAGAAGCGTGAAACCGTTGAGGGCGACATCATTGACCCTGAGCGCAAGCGCGACACGCCTAACCTCTAA
- the tatC gene encoding twin-arginine translocase subunit TatC, whose amino-acid sequence MASRKERVANPEGRMALKEHLIELRNRLFIALGALLVTTIAGFFLYYPVLDILIQPVKSLGGEVNFTTAVSPFDTMIQVSVFLGVVLSAPIWLYQIWAFIVPGLHKNEKKYALGFIGAALPLFLLGLYLGFWVLPHALQFFMGLTPGTATNIIGIDVYLPFVLRLLLAFGIAMIVPVLMVGLNFMGILPGKLIVKHWRITVFLICLVAAMAAPGGDALTMLVLAGPLLILFAVATIFCLVRDKRVAKKRAEQEAENERMARGEGSSLPKPETID is encoded by the coding sequence GTGGCCTCGCGGAAAGAGCGCGTAGCTAACCCCGAGGGGCGAATGGCCCTCAAGGAGCACTTGATTGAGCTCCGGAATAGGCTGTTCATTGCTCTGGGTGCGCTTCTCGTAACCACTATTGCCGGGTTCTTCCTGTATTACCCGGTGCTCGACATTTTGATCCAACCGGTCAAGAGCCTCGGCGGAGAAGTTAACTTCACCACCGCAGTGTCACCCTTCGACACCATGATTCAGGTCTCGGTGTTCCTCGGTGTCGTGCTCTCAGCTCCCATCTGGCTCTATCAGATCTGGGCGTTCATCGTCCCGGGCCTGCACAAGAATGAGAAGAAGTACGCACTGGGTTTCATTGGTGCAGCTCTTCCATTGTTCTTGTTGGGCCTGTACTTGGGCTTCTGGGTACTCCCGCACGCTCTCCAGTTCTTCATGGGGCTGACCCCAGGTACCGCCACCAACATCATTGGTATCGACGTGTACTTGCCGTTCGTGCTCCGGCTCTTGCTGGCCTTCGGCATAGCAATGATTGTGCCGGTCCTGATGGTGGGCCTGAATTTCATGGGCATCCTGCCTGGAAAGCTGATCGTCAAGCACTGGCGCATCACGGTATTCCTCATTTGTTTGGTGGCCGCCATGGCCGCTCCTGGCGGTGACGCGCTCACCATGCTCGTCCTCGCTGGACCGCTCTTGATCCTCTTCGCAGTAGCCACGATCTTCTGCTTGGTTCGTGACAAGCGAGTAGCTAAGAAGCGTGCAGAACAAGAAGCTGAGAACGAACGTATGGCTCGGGGAGAGGGATCTTCTCTTCCAAAGCCAGAAACCATCGACTAG